A stretch of the Salmo salar chromosome ssa20, Ssal_v3.1, whole genome shotgun sequence genome encodes the following:
- the serb gene encoding Phosphoserine phosphatase produces MLKPWTVPYQRFSNHIMTTLSQTKEIFRRADAVCFDVDSTVIREEGIDELAKFCGVGDAVTEMTRKAMGGSVTFKTALTERLSIIRCSREQVNKLITDHPPQLTAGIKELVDTLHQRSVKVFLVSGGFRCIVEHVATQLNIPLHHVYANRLKFYFNGEFAGFDETQPTSESNGKGKVISMLKEKHGFKNVVMIGDGATDLEACPPANAFIGFGGNVVRQQVKERSLWYITSFRELLKELEKI; encoded by the exons CATAATGACAACTTTATCACAGACAAAGGAAATCTTCCGGAGAGCAGATGCTGTGTGCTTCGATGTGGACAGCACTGTTATCAGAGAAGAAGGCATTGATGAGCTAGCCAAATTCTGCGGGGTTGGAGATGCTGTCACAGAAAT GACTCGCAAGGCCATGGGGGGGTCAGTGACTTTTAAAACTGCTCTGACGGAGCGCCTGTCCATCATCCGATGCTCGAGGGAACAAGTGAACAAACTGATAACTGACCACCCTCCCCAGTTGACGGCAGGTATTAA GGAGCTTGTTGATACTCTGCACCAGCGCAGCGTGAAGGTGTTCCTGGTCTCTGGCGGTTTCCGCTGTATCGTGGAGCATGTCGCCACTCAACTCAACATTCCCCTCCATCACGTGTATGCCAACCGCCTCAAGTTCTACTTCAATG GTGAGTTTGCTGGCTTTGACGAGACCCAGCCCACATCTGAGAGTAATGGGAAGGGGAAGGTGATCAGCATGCTCAAGGAGAAGCACGGCTTCAAGAACGTGGTGATGATCGGTGATGGAGCCACAGACCTGGAGGCCTGTCCCCCTGCA AATGCATTCATTGGATTTGGTGGAAACGTGGTTAGGCAGCAAGTAAAGGAGAGAAGTTTGTGGTACATCACAAGTTTTAGAGAGCTGCTAAAAGAACTGGAGAAGATTTAA
- the LOC106581053 gene encoding protein NipSnap homolog 2 codes for MNTLQCYQWKMATRVLQRFGNGLNQAKNTAQSTGQIFVLSRGLSASNHRNREDSWFKSLFVRKVDPRKDAHSHLLTKNEESNLYKIQFHNVKPECLDAYNQLCEETLPSIHNDKYYPCELVGTWNTWYGEQDQAVHMWRYRGGYPALTEVMSKLRQNKEFMKYREERGKMLLSRRNQLLLEFSFWNEPIPRKGPNIYELRSYQLRPGTMIEWGNYWARAIGYRQHNSEAVGGFFSQIGNLYMVHHLWAYKDLEAREATRNAAWQHEGWDEVVYYTVPLIQHMDSRIMIPMKASPLQ; via the exons ATGAATACGCTCCAGTGTTATCAATGGAAAATGGCGACCCGAGTCCTTCAGAGATTTGGCAATGGCCTGAATCAGGCTAAAAACACGGCCCAGTCAACAGGACAGATCTTCGTTTTAAGCAG gggGTTGTCAGCATCAAACCATAGGAATCGTGAAGATAGCTGGTTCAAGTCACTATTTGTGCGTAAAGTTGATCCCAGAAAGGATGCCCACTCCCACTTGCTTACCAAGAATGAGGAAAGCAACCTCTACAAAATCCAGT TCCATAACGTGAAACCAGAGTGCCTGGATGCCTACAACCAGCTTTG TGAGGAGACCCTGCCATCTATCCATAATGATAAGTACTATCCCTGTGAGCTGGTGGGTACCTGGAACACCTGGTATGGAGAGCAGGACCAGGCTG TCCATATGTGGCGGTATAGAGGAGGTTACCCAGCTCTGACCGAGGTCATGAGCAAACTCAGGCAGAACAAG GAGTTCATGAAGTaccgggaggagagaggaaagatgcTGTTGTCTCGTAGGAACCAACTGCTCCTGGAGTTCAGCTTCTGGAATGAGCCCATCCCCAGGAAGGGACCCAATATCTACGAGCTCAGGTCCTACCAGCTCCGA CCTGGCACCATGATTGAGTGGGGTAATTACTG GGCCAGAGCTATTGGCTACCGCCAGCACAACAGTGAGGCTGTGGGAGGGTTCTTCTCCCAGATCGGAAACCTCTACATGGTGCACCACCTCTGGG CTTATAAAGACCTTGAGGCCAGAGAAGCCACAAGGAACGCAGCTTGGCAACATGAGGGTTGGGATGAGGTTGTGTATTATACAG TTCCTCTCATTCAGCACATGGACTCCAGAATCATGATCCCAATGAAGGCTTCCCCGCTGCAGTAA
- the serb gene encoding phosphoserine phosphatase isoform X1 codes for MTTLSQTKEIFRRADAVCFDVDSTVIREEGIDELAKFCGVGDAVTEMTRKAMGGSVTFKTALTERLSIIRCSREQVNKLITDHPPQLTAGIKELVDTLHQRSVKVFLVSGGFRCIVEHVATQLNIPLHHVYANRLKFYFNGEFAGFDETQPTSESNGKGKVISMLKEKHGFKNVVMIGDGATDLEACPPANAFIGFGGNVVRQQVKERSLWYITSFRELLKELEKI; via the exons ATGACAACTTTATCACAGACAAAGGAAATCTTCCGGAGAGCAGATGCTGTGTGCTTCGATGTGGACAGCACTGTTATCAGAGAAGAAGGCATTGATGAGCTAGCCAAATTCTGCGGGGTTGGAGATGCTGTCACAGAAAT GACTCGCAAGGCCATGGGGGGGTCAGTGACTTTTAAAACTGCTCTGACGGAGCGCCTGTCCATCATCCGATGCTCGAGGGAACAAGTGAACAAACTGATAACTGACCACCCTCCCCAGTTGACGGCAGGTATTAA GGAGCTTGTTGATACTCTGCACCAGCGCAGCGTGAAGGTGTTCCTGGTCTCTGGCGGTTTCCGCTGTATCGTGGAGCATGTCGCCACTCAACTCAACATTCCCCTCCATCACGTGTATGCCAACCGCCTCAAGTTCTACTTCAATG GTGAGTTTGCTGGCTTTGACGAGACCCAGCCCACATCTGAGAGTAATGGGAAGGGGAAGGTGATCAGCATGCTCAAGGAGAAGCACGGCTTCAAGAACGTGGTGATGATCGGTGATGGAGCCACAGACCTGGAGGCCTGTCCCCCTGCA AATGCATTCATTGGATTTGGTGGAAACGTGGTTAGGCAGCAAGTAAAGGAGAGAAGTTTGTGGTACATCACAAGTTTTAGAGAGCTGCTAAAAGAACTGGAGAAGATTTAA